A window of the Isosphaera pallida ATCC 43644 genome harbors these coding sequences:
- a CDS encoding lysophospholipid acyltransferase family protein, which translates to MTTAHPLSAWRRRLGTSLKSKRNARGISRRLADRLVYVAVRCLVMVVQALPIEAAYQLADALAWLAYRVDRRHRVVGLENLEKAFGDQYEVEQREAIIRATYRHFCRMVVELMLIPRKLRLESWRDFIVPKGHAAAIEELLDSDRPVIVLTGHYGNWEMAGYLFGVYGFPCHAVARPLDNPDLDRFLRRFRERTGGKLIPKKGGYEQMVEVLQNRGCLAILADQDAGQNGLFVEFFGRPASTHKAIALLAIEHRASVVVGYARRIGPGFRYEVGVEEILKPEDWDNWDDPVTALTQRYTHALERIIRRDPTQYLWLHRRWKHAPQPRGRRVRPRERPSTHRADEAATSTTPTLHTDVGANLAVNFPHQPS; encoded by the coding sequence ATGACGACCGCGCACCCCCTGTCGGCCTGGAGGCGACGCCTCGGGACGTCGTTGAAGTCCAAACGGAACGCCAGAGGAATAAGCCGCAGGCTCGCCGACCGCTTGGTGTATGTGGCGGTACGTTGCCTGGTTATGGTGGTGCAGGCGTTGCCTATCGAGGCCGCCTACCAACTCGCCGACGCGCTAGCTTGGCTGGCGTATCGGGTCGATCGTCGTCACCGTGTGGTGGGTCTGGAGAATCTGGAAAAGGCATTTGGCGATCAGTATGAGGTCGAACAACGAGAGGCGATCATTCGGGCGACCTACCGGCATTTTTGCCGGATGGTGGTTGAACTGATGTTGATCCCACGCAAGCTGCGGTTGGAGTCCTGGCGCGACTTTATTGTGCCGAAGGGGCACGCGGCGGCGATTGAGGAACTGCTGGACAGCGACCGACCGGTGATCGTCTTGACCGGACATTACGGCAACTGGGAAATGGCGGGCTATTTGTTTGGCGTGTACGGCTTTCCCTGCCACGCCGTGGCCCGACCGCTGGACAATCCCGACCTTGACCGCTTCCTGCGCCGCTTTCGGGAGCGAACCGGCGGCAAGCTGATCCCGAAAAAGGGGGGGTATGAGCAGATGGTCGAGGTCCTCCAGAACCGGGGCTGTCTTGCGATCCTGGCCGATCAGGACGCGGGCCAGAATGGCCTATTTGTGGAGTTCTTCGGCCGCCCGGCTTCGACCCACAAGGCAATCGCGTTGTTAGCGATCGAACATCGCGCGAGCGTGGTGGTGGGCTATGCCCGCCGGATTGGCCCAGGGTTCCGTTACGAGGTCGGCGTCGAGGAGATTCTCAAGCCTGAGGATTGGGACAACTGGGATGATCCCGTCACGGCATTGACCCAACGCTATACCCACGCGCTGGAGCGAATCATCCGCCGCGACCCCACCCAATATTTGTGGCTTCATCGCCGCTGGAAGCACGCGCCCCAGCCCAGAGGCCGCAGGGTGCGACCAAGGGAACGCCCCTCCACGCATCGCGCCGACGAGGCCGCGACCAGCACCACGCCGACGCTCCACACCGACGTGGGAGCCAACCTCGCTGTGAACTTCCCTCACCAACCATCCTGA
- a CDS encoding class I SAM-dependent methyltransferase has protein sequence MTLLVESQRFAGSTDRTDLLRAFLNRHPIEMFGGVIADCRRAEESYLGDAEDRARARALMELVQSEHFDFEELIERLYDLSPEVGPEARRRQTSHLRTAEARAEIWLEALGRDTAGLGPRLDLGCGSGGFLVASARREPELIHVGIDPALRWLTVAAGRLKAAGLDGGRVCLVAAHAEELPFDAETFGSVAAGDVIEHVNDQARTLAEVWRVLKPGGRLFLASPNRLSLTPEPHVLVWGVGWLPETWRAAYVRCVNGAEYRQIRNLSWNEWQRLLNHSPFGGGRVESPRLATAELREFGGLKRGLGTLYNLLVTHGFGQFLARRVGPCFHVVCQKR, from the coding sequence ATGACCCTGCTCGTTGAGTCGCAACGGTTCGCGGGTTCCACCGATCGCACCGATCTGCTCCGGGCGTTCCTCAACCGTCATCCCATCGAGATGTTCGGAGGCGTCATCGCCGATTGCCGACGCGCGGAGGAATCCTATCTGGGCGACGCGGAGGACCGGGCGCGGGCGAGGGCTTTGATGGAGTTGGTTCAGTCGGAGCATTTCGACTTCGAAGAGTTGATCGAGCGGCTGTACGACTTGAGTCCGGAGGTGGGACCCGAAGCGCGTCGTCGTCAGACGAGTCACCTGCGAACCGCTGAGGCGCGGGCGGAGATCTGGCTGGAGGCGTTGGGACGAGACACCGCGGGTTTGGGACCGCGGTTGGACCTGGGGTGCGGATCGGGCGGATTTTTGGTGGCCTCGGCTCGAAGGGAACCGGAGTTAATCCATGTGGGAATCGACCCCGCGCTGCGTTGGCTGACCGTGGCGGCGGGACGCCTCAAGGCCGCGGGGCTGGACGGGGGGCGTGTCTGCCTGGTGGCGGCCCACGCCGAGGAGTTGCCATTTGACGCCGAGACATTCGGCTCGGTGGCGGCCGGGGACGTGATCGAACATGTGAACGACCAAGCCCGGACATTGGCCGAGGTTTGGCGGGTCCTCAAGCCGGGTGGTCGTTTGTTCCTCGCCTCTCCCAACCGTCTGAGTCTCACTCCCGAGCCCCACGTCCTGGTCTGGGGAGTCGGCTGGCTTCCCGAAACCTGGAGGGCGGCTTATGTTCGGTGCGTCAATGGAGCCGAGTATCGACAGATTCGCAACCTGAGTTGGAACGAATGGCAACGGTTGTTGAACCACTCCCCTTTTGGCGGGGGTCGGGTTGAATCGCCCCGGCTTGCCACGGCGGAGTTGCGTGAGTTTGGCGGACTTAAGCGTGGTCTCGGCACGCTCTACAACCTGTTGGTCACTCACGGCTTTGGACAATTCCTAGCACGACGGGTTGGACCTTGCTTTCATGTGGTGTGCCAAAAACGCTGA
- a CDS encoding EsaB/YukD family protein — protein sequence MSYDPSEPSGLQVTFLDQSGAKSVRAVIAYTVPVSRILPNIIAKLNLPTMSPDGLPVSYRLHHKEGGRQLDDAMTLVEAGVRQGDHLIVSPEATAGGL from the coding sequence ATGTCCTACGATCCGTCGGAACCGTCCGGGTTGCAGGTCACGTTCCTGGACCAGTCGGGCGCTAAATCGGTACGGGCGGTGATCGCTTACACCGTGCCGGTCAGTCGAATTTTACCCAACATCATCGCCAAACTGAATCTGCCCACCATGAGTCCCGATGGTCTACCGGTCAGCTACCGGCTGCACCATAAGGAGGGCGGTCGTCAACTTGACGATGCGATGACCTTGGTGGAGGCCGGAGTCCGTCAAGGCGATCACCTGATTGTCTCGCCCGAAGCCACCGCCGGCGGGCTCTGA
- a CDS encoding ubiquitin-conjugating enzyme E2 produces MWLTTPPPDTPRIRRLRNDHRTLERLRDESTVFDFEASGGNPPTCYLVTFRGVGLARRHDKIGLVHEHRVEVKLIGSYPRTMPELRWLTPIFHPNIAESGMVCIGEFGTHWAPSVGLDTLLSMLWDMARYLNHDPRSPFNRDAAAWLVSQSVYTFPLDRRPLRDRPQVVPPSDPATRSENPGSAPRRSEATRPQPTMSASQALRDDSEILFLD; encoded by the coding sequence ATGTGGCTGACCACGCCTCCGCCTGACACACCTCGGATCCGCCGTCTGAGAAACGACCACCGGACTCTGGAGCGCCTGCGCGACGAAAGCACGGTTTTTGACTTCGAGGCGTCCGGCGGCAATCCGCCCACCTGCTATCTCGTGACCTTTCGAGGCGTCGGATTGGCTCGTCGCCATGACAAAATCGGCTTGGTCCACGAGCATCGTGTCGAGGTCAAGCTGATTGGATCCTATCCCCGGACCATGCCCGAACTGCGCTGGCTGACGCCGATTTTTCATCCCAACATCGCGGAGTCGGGGATGGTTTGCATCGGCGAGTTCGGTACCCATTGGGCCCCGAGCGTGGGACTGGACACGCTTTTGAGCATGTTGTGGGATATGGCCCGTTACCTCAATCACGATCCCCGTAGCCCCTTCAACCGCGACGCGGCCGCCTGGCTGGTGAGCCAAAGCGTTTACACCTTTCCTCTGGATCGACGTCCTTTGCGGGATCGGCCCCAGGTTGTTCCGCCGTCGGACCCGGCGACACGCTCGGAGAACCCCGGGTCCGCACCACGTCGATCTGAAGCCACGCGGCCCCAGCCAACCATGTCGGCTTCCCAAGCCCTGCGGGACGACTCTGAGATCCTCTTTTTGGATTGA
- a CDS encoding HesA/MoeB/ThiF family protein, which produces MKIPGDFPSDSSPRNAEDLQFLEEPTDPDRPVLDGLATPVGDDEPLRIDDEDRYGRLRLIPWWRQERLAASKVMVVGAGALGNEVVKNLGLVGVGTIVVIDFDRVEPTNLSRSLMFRREDAGRPKAEVLVERLAQLNPEVRGHAIAGDVIHDVGLGLFAEMDVILGCLDNREARLWVNRQARRAGVPWIDAGIQEMHGAIKLFTDPNAACYECGLTDADYRALNTRYSCPLLSRDDLQRGKVPTSPTIAAIIAALQAQETLKLLHGLPVAHGCVLVFNGVGNLMFQSRLPVNPHCLGHEDRLSWIPLALSHNAAVSDLFAHLRRLEGSRFDPGSDDPTSQALTLVLERELVTTIDFGTNRPPRRVMKPRDRVGLSEAIDPRDGSTGRPITLDRVREGSLEANWALAELGIPARDVVWVERSDGAGAWFLLSDDQPVLETHRAGDPRR; this is translated from the coding sequence ATGAAGATTCCCGGCGACTTTCCTTCCGACTCGTCCCCCCGCAATGCGGAGGACCTCCAATTTTTGGAGGAGCCGACTGATCCTGACCGGCCCGTGCTTGACGGCTTGGCGACCCCGGTTGGCGACGATGAACCGTTGCGGATTGACGACGAGGATCGTTACGGACGGTTGAGATTGATCCCTTGGTGGCGTCAGGAGCGTCTGGCGGCCTCTAAGGTGATGGTCGTGGGAGCCGGGGCTCTAGGCAACGAGGTGGTCAAAAATCTCGGCCTGGTCGGGGTCGGTACCATCGTGGTGATCGACTTCGACCGGGTTGAACCCACTAACCTGTCGCGGTCACTCATGTTCCGCCGCGAGGACGCAGGCCGTCCCAAGGCCGAGGTGCTCGTGGAACGCCTGGCTCAACTCAACCCGGAGGTCCGGGGCCACGCGATCGCGGGCGACGTGATCCACGATGTTGGTCTGGGGCTGTTCGCCGAGATGGACGTCATCCTCGGTTGTCTGGACAACCGTGAAGCGCGGCTTTGGGTCAACCGTCAAGCCCGACGCGCGGGAGTCCCCTGGATCGACGCGGGCATCCAGGAAATGCATGGAGCGATCAAACTTTTCACGGACCCGAACGCGGCCTGTTACGAATGCGGTTTGACCGACGCCGATTACCGCGCCCTCAACACCCGCTACTCCTGTCCCCTGCTGTCGCGTGACGATTTGCAGCGTGGCAAGGTGCCGACCTCACCCACCATCGCTGCGATCATCGCCGCGCTGCAGGCTCAAGAAACGCTCAAACTGCTCCACGGTCTGCCGGTGGCTCATGGATGCGTGCTGGTCTTCAACGGCGTGGGCAACCTGATGTTCCAATCCCGGTTGCCCGTCAATCCCCATTGTTTGGGCCACGAGGACCGTTTGAGCTGGATCCCCCTGGCATTGAGCCACAACGCGGCGGTGAGCGACCTGTTCGCGCACCTCAGAAGGTTAGAAGGGTCACGGTTCGACCCTGGGTCGGACGATCCTACGTCCCAGGCCCTAACTCTGGTGTTGGAGCGGGAATTGGTCACCACGATTGATTTTGGAACCAACCGACCGCCTCGAAGAGTGATGAAGCCGAGGGATCGGGTGGGTTTGTCGGAAGCGATTGACCCCCGCGACGGTTCGACCGGACGACCAATCACCCTGGATCGGGTCCGCGAAGGCTCGCTTGAGGCCAACTGGGCGCTGGCCGAGTTGGGCATTCCCGCCCGCGACGTAGTTTGGGTCGAACGCTCCGACGGCGCGGGAGCCTGGTTCCTGCTTAGTGACGACCAACCCGTTTTGGAGACGCATCGGGCAGGAGACCCTCGCCGATGA
- a CDS encoding Mov34/MPN/PAD-1 family protein, protein MSATPPPNDEIAFGEVTRRQPRVLTRPDRDPSWACLTYGTVDSRNPPIFLDLEAADAIERHALSDRDVELGGVLLGREGIDPDDHTVFVRIDAYLPATDYRNTQASFTYTHETWSEIHRLKDERYPDLDIVGWFHTHPDFGVFLSGHDRFLHQSFFPEPLQVAYVVDPIRRTRGFFQWRDGKLVAASGFWLFAPAYRRVALAQFLDDLDIPLADSLDPNALPDLKALGLSPRLEAELLAMIETTRRLAAGSLPTSSSPATPSTLLAITTGVTGLLLGVVLTLLLVAIGLTRDSLERQANELQALRTQLDQREAQTTLLLDTLSQAVDPTKLDQALTSTNARLLQQKQQLAQEAEILRQARLDLDQRILNLERDLSVVVTERDNLATQLQTARDTQNRLELTVKQLDPENLRLVNEQLGLVNARLWWAVAGLSSLTLGLTATTVILYLRRHDPPTRSRVGVLHPGEEHRSDDGKSSFPPFQTQ, encoded by the coding sequence ATGAGCGCCACGCCTCCGCCCAACGACGAGATTGCCTTTGGCGAAGTGACCCGGCGTCAGCCGCGGGTGCTCACCCGGCCCGACCGCGATCCCTCGTGGGCCTGTTTGACCTACGGCACGGTCGATTCGCGGAACCCGCCGATCTTCCTCGATCTCGAGGCCGCCGACGCGATCGAACGGCACGCCCTGTCCGACCGCGACGTGGAACTCGGCGGCGTTCTGCTAGGACGCGAGGGAATCGACCCCGACGACCACACGGTCTTTGTCAGGATCGACGCCTATTTGCCAGCTACTGACTACCGAAACACCCAAGCGAGTTTCACCTACACCCACGAAACCTGGAGCGAGATTCATCGTCTCAAGGATGAACGTTATCCCGACCTCGACATCGTGGGTTGGTTCCATACCCACCCCGACTTCGGCGTGTTTCTTTCAGGACATGACCGCTTCCTGCATCAAAGCTTCTTCCCGGAGCCACTTCAAGTCGCCTACGTGGTCGATCCCATCCGCCGCACCCGTGGCTTCTTCCAGTGGCGCGACGGCAAGCTCGTCGCGGCGAGTGGGTTTTGGCTGTTCGCCCCCGCGTATCGCCGGGTCGCTCTCGCTCAGTTTCTGGATGACCTCGACATCCCGTTGGCCGACTCTCTCGACCCCAACGCCTTGCCCGACCTCAAGGCGCTCGGGTTGTCCCCTCGCTTGGAGGCGGAACTGCTCGCCATGATTGAAACCACCCGTCGCCTCGCCGCTGGCTCACTCCCAACATCCTCCTCGCCGGCCACCCCATCCACTCTGCTCGCCATAACGACCGGCGTGACCGGACTCCTTCTAGGGGTGGTTTTGACCTTGCTGTTGGTGGCAATTGGTCTGACCCGCGACAGCCTGGAGCGCCAAGCCAACGAATTGCAAGCGCTGCGAACTCAACTCGACCAACGCGAAGCCCAAACCACCCTGCTTTTGGACACGCTGAGCCAAGCGGTCGATCCTACCAAGCTCGATCAGGCGTTGACCTCCACCAACGCCCGCCTCCTCCAACAAAAGCAGCAACTCGCTCAGGAAGCCGAAATCTTGCGCCAGGCTCGTCTGGATCTGGATCAACGGATCCTCAACCTGGAGCGCGATTTGTCCGTGGTGGTGACCGAACGCGACAACCTGGCGACACAACTGCAAACCGCTCGGGATACCCAAAACCGTTTGGAACTCACGGTGAAGCAACTCGACCCCGAGAACCTCCGCCTCGTCAACGAACAGCTTGGTCTGGTCAACGCCCGACTCTGGTGGGCGGTCGCCGGTTTGTCCAGCCTGACCCTCGGCTTGACGGCGACGACGGTGATCCTTTATCTTCGCCGTCATGATCCACCCACTCGCTCGCGTGTGGGCGTTTTGCATCCCGGAGAGGAGCACCGGAGCGACGACGGCAAAAGTTCCTTCCCCCCATTCCAAACTCAGTAA
- a CDS encoding MMPL family transporter, with protein sequence MTLLHTLHANVLWKAVTRRPWFTIALWITLSVVLTLTAPDLTKVASENEGDLVPNSLESVQAMQKAQEAFPDLVPISRVILGLRREEGLTRADREFAATIQRTLSNESPPVTPSPIIKVNGPDSKPEIAQFLASADARIQLVDIPLNASWALPKTRETLDWIRRRVEELPAPDGLEMIWTGDAVLGVEYMQAVQTTLDRAAVATVILLTLVLMFVYRSIWLTIVPMLTIGISFLISRGILGFLSLVGWEVTMLVELFLIVVLFGSGTDLCLFLTWRFGERWTGEDAPRELRSTLRRAAWAVISSAGTAIIALLLMSFNNFKLFSRTGPSVALGLTVGLAASLTLCPALLTLMARYHPKAFRDFKDHRPRFWHWVGDAVLRRPLVCWLVCLAVMIPPALFFFRVQTTNNMLAELPRDTPSQRGVDLIDEVMGKGTTSPWTVILKTRRDTQRLDNSLGLATIDDFSQLIARKTDWAARVRSATQPLGDQTQLEPARLFNRLTKIHQGVGELENGTEKIGRGLRSEVFKRFTNTTVLTPANSKRTSDPAPRDPSWASTASLPSDRAASDDPDQKEAKAARPSPEQNRDSSSVGASLARFFTQRRPLAASPPSHKTPADDPAPDFPPAILPHPDAETIPESVDVTTTTNLNRDQNSLAPNHEQPRTLDDHVRFAAGSEDEPSLGRRLAQMMLRVAPLTSDPSSASASTPPIAPTTPTPSQPQAATASEKGSQSQKLEELIDGITKISNGIKEVNSQIGVILRDPSAPKFLKRLLISEQDLSEFPQIRASLDAFISPTGHLARIEVAPLTEPYSAEARQAVEELRRELKALGNDHDLVRVDVEVTGPDALSLDLQGLTRTDQRLAYVIIPLGIFAVLWLAMRDIGVCVNLVGTMALTYMVSMGLTYLVFVGWLGSSGVDWKVPYFLFVLLLAIGVDYNIFLMTRIREETKLHGFERGIALGIGTTGALITSAALITVVSFACFMLSPLSSIRQLGFALVVGITIDALVVRPVLMPCGHWLLERYRAIRDEDDSSDEVPPVPEPTPAHHDDDTDATFPRPRAIGNPDASSSSASTLANGHAASQPGKDHVHESVPGDNPSALIAALLRNRGEGREHDNAKVSSPARPQAEPDGGSSR encoded by the coding sequence ATGACCCTGCTGCATACGCTCCACGCCAACGTCCTCTGGAAAGCCGTCACGCGCCGCCCTTGGTTCACGATCGCCCTTTGGATCACCTTGAGCGTGGTCCTGACCCTTACTGCGCCTGACTTGACCAAAGTGGCTTCGGAGAACGAAGGCGATTTGGTCCCCAACTCGCTGGAAAGCGTCCAAGCGATGCAGAAAGCCCAGGAGGCGTTCCCCGACCTGGTTCCAATCTCGCGGGTGATCCTGGGGCTCCGACGCGAAGAGGGCTTGACCCGGGCCGATCGGGAGTTCGCCGCCACAATTCAGCGGACCCTCTCCAACGAGTCCCCACCGGTCACTCCTTCGCCGATCATTAAGGTCAACGGTCCGGACTCCAAGCCGGAAATCGCTCAGTTCCTGGCCAGCGCTGACGCCCGCATCCAGCTGGTGGACATTCCGCTCAACGCCTCTTGGGCCTTGCCCAAAACCCGCGAAACCTTGGATTGGATTCGCCGGAGAGTCGAGGAGCTGCCGGCCCCCGACGGTCTGGAGATGATCTGGACCGGCGACGCGGTCCTCGGCGTGGAGTACATGCAGGCGGTACAAACGACGCTGGACCGGGCGGCCGTGGCCACCGTGATCCTTTTGACCCTGGTGTTGATGTTCGTTTACCGCTCGATCTGGTTGACGATCGTGCCGATGCTCACCATCGGGATCAGCTTCCTCATCTCCCGAGGCATTTTGGGCTTCCTGTCGCTGGTGGGCTGGGAAGTCACCATGCTGGTGGAACTGTTCCTGATCGTGGTCTTATTCGGCTCAGGAACCGATCTCTGTCTGTTCCTCACCTGGCGCTTCGGCGAACGTTGGACCGGCGAGGACGCGCCCCGCGAACTGCGCTCGACACTGCGTCGCGCCGCCTGGGCGGTCATCTCTAGCGCGGGGACCGCAATCATCGCCTTGCTGCTGATGAGCTTCAACAACTTCAAACTCTTCAGCCGCACCGGACCCAGCGTGGCCCTCGGGCTCACAGTCGGGCTGGCCGCCTCACTGACGCTTTGCCCTGCGCTCCTGACTCTGATGGCGCGATACCACCCTAAGGCATTCCGCGACTTCAAAGACCACCGACCACGGTTTTGGCATTGGGTCGGCGACGCAGTCCTCCGTCGTCCTCTGGTCTGTTGGCTGGTCTGCCTGGCAGTGATGATCCCGCCGGCCTTGTTCTTCTTCCGTGTGCAAACCACCAACAACATGTTGGCGGAACTGCCCCGCGACACCCCCTCCCAACGCGGCGTCGACCTCATCGACGAAGTCATGGGCAAGGGAACCACCAGCCCTTGGACCGTCATCCTCAAAACCCGGCGCGACACGCAGCGGCTCGACAACTCGCTGGGTCTGGCCACCATCGACGACTTCAGCCAACTCATCGCACGTAAAACGGATTGGGCCGCCCGAGTGCGCTCCGCCACCCAACCGCTGGGCGACCAGACCCAACTCGAACCAGCCCGCCTTTTCAACCGTTTGACCAAAATCCATCAAGGCGTTGGTGAACTGGAAAACGGCACGGAGAAAATCGGCCGAGGTCTCCGATCCGAAGTTTTCAAGCGGTTCACCAACACGACGGTCTTGACACCCGCCAACTCCAAGCGAACCTCGGATCCCGCTCCGCGTGACCCGTCGTGGGCATCCACCGCGTCCCTCCCAAGCGATCGAGCTGCCTCCGATGATCCAGATCAAAAGGAGGCCAAGGCCGCGCGGCCATCGCCCGAGCAGAACCGGGATTCCAGTTCCGTCGGGGCCAGTCTGGCTCGCTTTTTCACCCAACGCCGTCCCCTAGCCGCCTCTCCCCCCAGCCACAAAACGCCAGCCGACGACCCCGCCCCGGATTTCCCCCCGGCAATTCTGCCCCATCCCGACGCCGAGACCATCCCCGAATCGGTTGATGTCACCACGACCACAAACCTGAACCGTGACCAAAACTCCCTCGCCCCCAACCACGAGCAACCGCGGACCCTGGATGATCACGTGCGGTTCGCTGCCGGAAGTGAGGATGAACCTTCCTTGGGGCGTCGCTTGGCTCAGATGATGCTTCGAGTTGCTCCGCTCACGAGTGACCCATCCAGCGCCTCGGCGTCAACACCTCCGATTGCCCCAACCACTCCCACCCCGTCTCAACCACAAGCCGCAACTGCGTCCGAAAAGGGTTCTCAAAGTCAAAAGTTAGAGGAGTTGATCGATGGAATCACCAAAATTTCCAACGGCATCAAGGAAGTCAACAGCCAAATCGGCGTGATTCTGCGCGATCCCTCGGCACCCAAGTTTCTCAAGCGGTTGTTGATCTCGGAACAGGATCTGTCGGAATTTCCCCAGATTCGAGCTAGCCTCGATGCGTTTATCTCGCCCACCGGTCACCTCGCTCGCATCGAGGTCGCCCCGCTCACGGAGCCTTATTCCGCTGAGGCGCGTCAAGCCGTTGAGGAACTGCGACGGGAACTCAAAGCATTGGGCAACGACCACGATTTGGTCCGGGTTGATGTTGAAGTCACCGGTCCCGATGCCCTCTCGCTTGACTTGCAGGGGCTGACCCGCACAGATCAACGGCTTGCCTATGTGATCATCCCTTTGGGAATTTTCGCCGTCCTCTGGTTGGCAATGCGCGACATTGGAGTGTGCGTCAATCTTGTGGGCACAATGGCGTTGACCTACATGGTCTCGATGGGTCTCACCTATCTGGTGTTTGTCGGCTGGCTGGGTTCCAGTGGCGTGGATTGGAAGGTGCCCTACTTCCTGTTCGTCCTGCTGTTGGCCATTGGGGTCGATTACAACATTTTCCTGATGACCCGCATCCGCGAAGAGACCAAACTGCATGGCTTTGAGCGTGGCATTGCGCTTGGGATTGGCACGACTGGAGCCCTCATCACCTCCGCGGCGCTGATCACGGTGGTCTCATTCGCCTGCTTCATGCTCAGCCCTCTGTCCTCGATTCGTCAACTCGGCTTTGCCCTGGTGGTGGGGATCACCATCGACGCCTTGGTGGTCCGCCCGGTGTTGATGCCGTGCGGCCACTGGTTGCTGGAGCGTTACCGCGCCATCCGAGACGAGGACGACAGCAGTGACGAAGTGCCTCCCGTGCCCGAACCCACGCCCGCACACCACGACGACGACACCGACGCGACTTTTCCACGTCCGCGTGCCATCGGAAACCCGGACGCCTCCTCCTCCTCCGCTTCAACCTTGGCCAACGGCCACGCTGCGTCTCAACCAGGCAAAGATCACGTTCACGAGTCCGTGCCCGGCGACAATCCGTCGGCCCTGATCGCTGCGTTGCTGAGAAATCGAGGCGAGGGGCGCGAACACGACAACGCCAAAGTGTCCTCTCCCGCGCGACCCCAAGCTGAACCCGACGGAGGGTCATCCCGGTGA
- a CDS encoding ATP-binding cassette domain-containing protein — protein MIRVVIDQLVKHVGDLTLLDGFTLECAPGEFCALLAPSGSGKTLLARIIAGLEKPDEGAIYLDGQAAHRLPAGRRGVGFLMERDALWPHLSVVENLALPLKFQTPALARRARRERVAETLNLTGIDSLASARPDSLTALQRRRVALARAIVTRPGLLLLDDPSRGIPPERQGEWLDDLKRIHQEIETTTLLFTTRAGDALTIADRLAVAHLGRVVQHDVPRTVSQHPANAYVARLLGETNLIQGQVEEVERTGYVVARTPLGRFVGVLPVGAVPPATGSAVSLAFRPETIRSGESDPAAFNRFSAHVERIEARDGLIRTHLRGPGGWPLVAHGLPGFNEFPMGHLVEVVVPPHSVAVLVPSQTTTNTVPLTVSSPLPKGNPGPQPPVVTEAPPEPVVIPTADAPRSLPTSAWNNESQPSGFEIEPYDAISSLGGLSPSPSDGSAPTPRGSNRPNGTLSNPGEPS, from the coding sequence ATGATTCGCGTGGTGATCGACCAATTGGTAAAACACGTAGGCGACTTGACCCTTCTCGACGGCTTCACCCTGGAGTGCGCGCCCGGCGAATTTTGCGCCCTCCTCGCGCCGTCTGGCAGCGGCAAGACGTTGTTGGCCCGGATCATCGCGGGACTGGAGAAGCCCGATGAAGGGGCAATCTATCTCGACGGCCAGGCGGCTCATCGTCTGCCGGCCGGTCGCCGGGGAGTGGGCTTCCTGATGGAGCGCGACGCCCTCTGGCCTCATCTGAGCGTGGTGGAGAATCTCGCGCTGCCGCTCAAGTTCCAAACGCCCGCGCTCGCTCGCCGCGCCCGACGCGAACGGGTCGCCGAAACCCTCAACCTGACCGGGATCGACTCGCTGGCCTCAGCGCGTCCCGACAGCTTGACCGCACTCCAACGACGCCGCGTCGCGCTGGCTCGGGCGATTGTCACCCGCCCCGGCCTGCTGCTTCTCGATGACCCCAGCCGAGGAATCCCGCCCGAGCGGCAGGGGGAATGGCTCGACGACCTGAAGCGAATCCATCAAGAGATTGAAACCACCACACTTCTTTTCACCACCCGTGCTGGCGACGCCCTGACCATCGCCGACAGGCTCGCCGTAGCGCATCTAGGACGAGTGGTCCAGCACGACGTTCCGCGGACGGTCTCCCAGCATCCGGCCAACGCTTACGTCGCACGTCTTTTGGGCGAAACGAACTTGATTCAGGGGCAGGTGGAGGAAGTTGAACGGACGGGTTACGTGGTGGCGCGAACACCATTGGGGCGGTTCGTGGGCGTGTTGCCGGTCGGGGCTGTGCCACCTGCCACGGGGTCGGCGGTGTCGCTGGCGTTCCGCCCCGAAACGATCCGTTCCGGCGAGAGCGACCCGGCCGCTTTCAACCGGTTCTCCGCTCATGTGGAGCGAATCGAAGCCCGCGATGGTCTGATCCGAACCCATCTGCGCGGTCCGGGGGGATGGCCTCTGGTGGCTCATGGGCTGCCGGGGTTCAACGAGTTCCCGATGGGTCATCTGGTGGAGGTGGTCGTGCCTCCCCACTCGGTTGCGGTGCTGGTCCCAAGTCAAACCACCACAAACACGGTGCCACTGACGGTGTCGTCACCGCTTCCTAAAGGGAACCCTGGTCCACAACCGCCGGTTGTCACCGAGGCCCCACCCGAGCCGGTGGTCATCCCAACGGCTGATGCCCCACGTTCTCTTCCCACCTCTGCCTGGAATAACGAATCCCAACCCTCAGGGTTCGAGATCGAGCCGTACGACGCGATCTCCTCGCTGGGCGGCTTATCTCCCTCTCCCTCCGATGGTTCTGCGCCCACCCCGCGCGGGTCCAACCGACCAAACGGGACTTTGAGCAATCCGGGAGAACCGTCATGA